The Solanum lycopersicum chromosome 6, SLM_r2.1 genome has a window encoding:
- the LOC101246062 gene encoding uncharacterized protein isoform X1, with product MVEQGVDADVLLEYVEFKIFPSQGRYETLMIYGDKAEAASSGLLKQLMLHSPKIKSLHSKGSDSCFKFKPLGNLSDAKWFTKSTLIRFLRIISSSDIIDVAKAMVNEISQLEDARKFHLSLYSKVLWGPQDHTGSEETADVSYSNSTAPTVDHDGNPSSSDASKNELLRAMDLRLTALTEELAAVFDQAVGTNCSFGDITNIEKFSYYFGAIDLRNCLQKFVALRQENTNGDSLGKEPPLSKNDARNDRTGSVGSTSKTSKPPQSDTAVKYSASPAKAAQLERQSSSASEESTLTSEEEQPSEERSRTLIRSASPRRSASPMRRVQIGRSGSRRSTALTIKSLNFFPARERSVSHRDESASDCDEQAHELTSKKSEKNLQRMSVQDAIHLFENKQKGQMVDFQKTKSLLNVSVANKAVLRRWSSGVCGSANPVDVASGDPTSLAANKLEDQEFESTLEMKPESYPTPEIYDAEAVDNDSKSNLPEERASSPEEMRKECLPNQGEETDQKLNASVEWTRKKEAELNQLLVRMMETKPTKYQNLAPGDSKLQRLPNERRGGFYGHYKEKRDEKLRDGTTRKQAEKGKQFKALQQILDERKAEMVSKKASNDSKKSNIKRTQKAVKNLPESSNPRSGTPNPAVVKKVPLKTSPLPATRKSWPSAPSPRAAGISPAKTPGTTPTRRISQPAPTTPRSSEKVEKLQPKTVRATENGTKRTVKGVSEKKLETVTKTSKPRRSKVQPASEDSAFSAKSKLSKVTKRSSVMPLESKETKPFLRKGSRTGSAPSSGLGPVVKVKVASQPVESVMDSVDSVKMEEKEIGSVSFDLVNQVQDWGLEGLKVHEDKDCEAQAESPQICENAEKFDKVTSNDTDDFGRIEDSTPKEEVEGEPNISPSAWVEIEELEAKSFPSNGDLCNNDSLGDVAPVRVSSPRVRHSLSQMLLEDNGEADVIDWGNAENPPTMIYQKGEPKGLKRLLKFARKSKTDASSTGFSSPSVFSEGEDDPEDSKVLTRRSSDNLLKKATHHAKNAGQQKSSSSEVYDLSAPTSIGNIGAKKLQEGHISASATTTKATRSFFSLSAFKGSKQNDAKLR from the exons ATGGTGGAGCAGGGTGTGGATGCTGATGTCTTGCTGGAGTATGTtgaatttaagatttttccGAGTCAGGGGAG GTATGAGACACTTATGATCTATGGAGACAAGGCAGAGGCAGCATCCTCGGGGCTTCTGAAGCAGTTAATGCTACATTCTCccaaaattaaatcattgcaCTCCAAAGGCTCAGATTCCTGCTTCAAATTTAAGCCTCTGGGTAATCTTAGTGATGCCAAATGGTTTACGAAATCCACGTTAATCAG GTTTCTTCGTATTATAAGTTCATCAGATATAATTGATGTGGCCAAGGCAATGGTAAATGAAATATCACAGCTTGAAGATGCTCGAAAGTTCCATCTTTCTTTGTACTCCAAGGTGCTTTGg GGTCCTCAAGATCATACTGGGAGTGAGGAAACAG CAGATGTCAGCTACTCAAATTCTACAGCACCAACAGTTGAT CACGATGGTAACCCTTCTTCATCAGATGCTTCCAA GAATGAATTATTGCGAGCAATGGACTTGAGGCTCACTGCATTAACAGAAGAATTAGCTGCTGTTTTTGACCAAGCTGTTGGCACCAACTGCTCTTTTGGGGATATCACTAACATAGAGAAGTTCTCTTATTATTTTGGAGCTATTGACTTAAG GAACTGTCTGCAGAAGTTTGTTGCATTGAGGCAGGAGAACACAAATGGTGATTCTCTTGGTAAAGAGCCACCTCTCTCTAAAAATGATGCCAGGAATGACAGAACTGGTTCAGTAGGGAGTACTTCTAAGACATCCAAACCGCCACAATCAGATACAGCTGTGAAATATAGTGCCTCGCCTGCGAAAGCTGCACAGCTCGAGAGGCAAAGCTCATCAGCAAGTGAGGAATCAACTTTGACAAGTGAGGAGGAACAGCCATCGGAGGAAAGGAGTCGGACACTTATAAGATCCGCATCACCAAGGAGGTCTGCATCTCCAATGCGAAGAGTCCAAATTGGACGCTCTGGCTCACGACGATCCACTGCTTTAACAATAAAGAGTCTGAACTTCTTTCCTGCCAGGGAAAGGTCAGTCTCTCATAGAGATGAATCTGCAAGTGATTGTGATGAGCAAGCACATGAGCTAACCTCAAAAAAATCTGagaaaaatttacaaagaaTGAGTGTGCAAGATGcaattcatctttttgaaaacaaACAGAAAGGTCAAATGGTAGATTTTCAGAAGACAAAGTCATTATTGAATGTCTCAGTTGCTAATAAGGCGGTATTAAGAAGATGGAGTTCAGGGGTGTGTGGAAGTGCTAATCCAGTAGATGTTGCTTCTGGTGATCCAACTTCCCTGGCAGCAAATAAATTGGAAGATCAAGAATTTGAGAGCACTTTGGAAATGAAGCCAGAGTCTTACCCTACTCCTGAAATCTATGATGCTGAGGCTGTTGACAATGATTCCAAATCAAACTTACCTGAAGAAAGAGCATCTAGTCCAGAGGAAATGAGAAAGGAGTGTCTCCCTAACCAAGGTGAAGAAACAGATCAGAAATTAAATGCCTCAGTCGAATGGACTCGAAAAAAGGAAGCAGAACTAAACCAATTGCTGGTGAGGATGATGGAAACCAAACCTACAAAATATCAGAACTTGGCACCTGGTGATAGCAAACTCCAACGTCTTCCCAATGAGCGTAGAGGTGGCTTCTATGGTCATTACAAAGAAAAGAGGGATGAGAAACTTCGTGATGGAACTACCAGGAAGCAAGCAGAGAAGGGAAAACAATTTAAAGCACTGCAACAAATTCTTGATGAGAGAAAAGCTGAGATGGTCTCAAAAAAAGCGAGTAACGAtagtaaaaaatcaaatataaagagAACACAGAAAGCAGTGAAGAACTTACCTGAATCTTCCAATCCCAGAAGTGGAACTCCTAATCCTGCTGTTGTAAAGAAAGTTCCACTGAAAACATCACCATTGCCAGCTACCCGCAAATCATGGCCATCTGCACCTTCACCAAGGGCTGCAGGGATATCCCCTGCTAAAACTCCAGGTACTACACCTACCCGCAGAATATCCCAGCCAGCACCAACCACTCCACGGTCAAGCGAAAAGGTTGAGAAATTACAACCAAAGACAGTGAGAGCAACTGAGAATGGTACCAAAAGAACTGTTAAAGGTGTAAGTGAAAAGAAGTTAGAAACTGTGACAAAAACTAGCAAACCTAGAAGATCCAAAGTTCAGCCTGCATCTGAAGATTCTGCTTTCTCAGCGAAATCTAAGCTCAGCAAGGTAACAAAGAGAAGTAGTGTGATGCCTCTGGAATCAAAGGAGACAAAGCCTTTTCTTCGTAAGGGCTCACGCACTGGATCTGCTCCTAGCTCTGGTCTTGGTCCAGTTGTAAAGGTTAAAGTTGCATCTCAGCCTGTAGAGAGTGTGATGGATTCTGTTGATTCGGTTAAAATGGAAGAGAAAGAGATAGGTTCTGTTTCTTTTGATCTTGTTAATCAGGTGCAGGACTGGGGTCTTGAAGGTTTAAAAGTCCACGAGGATAAAGATTGTGAAGCTCAGGCAGAGAGCCCCCAGATATgtgaaaatgcagaaaaatttgATAAGGTCACTTCAAATGACACTGATGATTTTGGAAGGATTGAAGATTCTACCCCAAAAGAAGAGGTCGAAGGAGAGCCAAACATCTCACCTAGTGCCTGGGTGGAAATAGAGGAGCTCGAGGCTAAGTCTTTTCCAAGTAATGGTGATTTATGTAATAATGATTCTTTGGGTGATGTTGCACCTGTAAGAGTCTCAAGTCCACGAGTTCGTCATTCTCTTTCTCAAATGCTGCTCGAAGACAACGGTGAAGCTGATGTAATTGACTGGGGTAATGCTGAGAATCCACCAACCATGATCTATCAGAAAGGTGAACCTAAAGGTTTGAAGCGGCTTCTGAAGTTTGCTCGAAAAAGTAAGACTGATGCAAGCTCAACTGGTTTTTCAAGCCCCTCTGTCTTTTCTGAGGGAGAGGATGATCCAGAGGATTCTAAAGTTCTTACTAGGAGAAGTTCTGACAATCTATTAAAGAAGGCTACACATCATGCAAAGAATGCTGGGCAACAAAAATCGTCATCATCTGAAGTCTACGATCTATCTG CGCCAACTAGTATAGGCAACATTGGTGCTAAGAAATTGCAAGAGGGACACATCTCAGCGTCAGCGACTACAACAAAAG CAACACGATCGTTCTTCTCTCTTTCAGCATTCAAAGGAAGCAAACAAAATGATGCCAAGCTTCGATGA